A segment of the Nostoc sp. TCL26-01 genome:
ACATCCCAAGGTGGTTTAGGGTTGAATGTAGATATAGCTCCAAAGACTAATCCTCGCATTACTCAACCGTTTGTCTTTCAAACTTTACCTCCTCCCGGCATTCGGACTAACTTTGCTCCAGGTGATTTTATTCTCTTTGGAGGTATTGATACATCTGGTTTTCAACCTCTGCCTCCTGGTTCTCCTGATCCTCTTACTCCAGGAAACGGAGGGCCTTTTACCATCAGTTTTGATCAGCCTGTTTTTGGTGTTGGAACTCAGATAGCTGTAGATATTAGTAATTTGGAAGTTGAAACTTTTATCAGTGCTTTTGATAATTTCAATAACCTGTTAGGTACTTTCTCAGTTTTTAGTACTTCTTCGCTGGCATTAGATAATTCGGCAGTATTTTTAGGGATTCGTAGTGACACACCAAACATCTCCCGGATCGTCTTTAGTAGTTCGGCTCCACAATACGGTCTAGCTATTAATAAGTTTAGTATTGTTGCAGTTGAAGTTGCAGAACCAACTTATACTTTAGCAATATTAGCTGTTGGTGTTGTTGGTGCTGTTGTGAAACTACGACGACATAATTAATTTTTAGATTGTATCAAAATAGCTGGAGTTTATCAATCATCAAAGCATAACCTTACTATGATTCCACCAACATAAAAATGACGAATGAAGGTGGAAAGTAGGGTGTGGAGAAAGAATTTTGATTGTTCTTAAGTTCTCTGATACTCTGCACAGTTGACTAGCTAAACTACTAGCTAGATTATGCAAAGTATATGAATGTTCACTAACAATTTGTACCAAACTGAAATGATCTATTCCTAATTCAGTTGAAATTTTAGAACTTTTGCACATACTCAACATTACGTTTTTACGTAAAATTCAAGTAATTCTTATCTCTAAATAAGTTGAACTCAATGTCATACAAAACACTAGACAATATCGAAGATATCATAGACTCTAAGATCCGCAAAGCTATACGCAAGCACGAGACAATTGTTGCTTTCATTAGCGGTATTCTTGGCTTGATTGTGATTGTAGGTTTGTTCCATGCTATTTTGCTCAACCAAGCTCAAATTCACACATTTTGCTTGAAATAATGACTAGTTGTGTTGAATAGGTTGATTCAAGTTACAAAAATTTTTCTAATCTGAGTGAATTGCATCTATGGAGAGTAAAAATAACAGCAAGGCTATATTCATTGTATTTTTGATTGTGTTTATAGACTTACTTGGTTTTGGGATTATTCTACCAATACTACCTTTGTATGCTGAACAATTCGGTGCAAAACCTCATCAAGCGACTCTACTTGTAGCTATTTATTCATTAATGCAGTTCTTATTTGCACCATTATGGGGCAGATTGAGCGATCGCTACGGTCGCCGACCAATTTTATTAATAACTTTATGCGGTTCTGTCATTGCTTACACTAGTTTGGGCTGTGCCAACACTTTATGGATTTTGTTTATTGCGCGTGGTCTGGCGGGGATGATGGCAGGGAATATTGCCACAGCTCAGGCTTACATTGCAGATATTACCACTCCCGCCAAGCGATCGCGTGGCATGGGTATCATCGGTGCAGCTTTTGGTCTTGGCTTCATTCTTGGGCCAGCGATCGGTGGTATGCTGACAGGATCTGATCCAGAAAACGCCAACTTTCATCTCCCATCGTTGTTTGCAGCTGGATTATCTCTATGGGCATTGTTTTTTGCCTGGGTATTACTTCCAGAATCCCTCACTTCGGCAACTAAAGCCAAAATATCAGCTCATCAACAGCGACAGAAACAGCTAAACTTTCTACAAATATTACAACGTCCACAGTTCTGTCTACTTGTGGTTATCTACTTTTTAATTACTTTTGCTGTGGCTACTATGGACTCTACACTAGCTTTATGGTCTAAGCAGCAATTGAACTGGGGCCCGCAACAAACAAGTTATCTTTTTGCCTTCATGGGAATTATCAGCACGATTATTCAAGGAGGACTAATTGGGTTTCTTAAAAAACACTTGGGTGAAATCAAGTTACTAACTTTAGGAATATTAGGATTAGGTTTAGGATTACTGCTCATTTGCTACTCACAAAGCGTAATTTTATTGTTAATTGCTACCACACTTATAGCTTGGGGAATTAGTGTCAGCCAACCAATATTAAATAGCCTGATTTCCCAAATGGCAGCCCCAGAAGAACAAGGGAAAATATTAGGAATCGCTAATTCTAGCTCCGCATTGGCACGTATTGGAGGGCCAACTTGGGCAGGAGCCAGCTTTAGCAAATTTGGTAGTTCTGCTCCTTTTTTGACGGGATTTTTAGTAATGTTAGTAGCTTTAACTCTCAGTTTGCGAATCACTAAAAGCCCATCTCTATCAAATGCAGAAAGTGTTACTTAAAAATGTAGTAAAAATTACGAATTACAAATTACTATGGTTGGTCGCCGAGTATTGTTTCTAGGCATTTTTGTCAGCATTCTCCTCACCTATGCAATTTGGTTGGGTGGGAGCATTCCTGCAAGCATTATTAAACTTCCTGATCAAGGATTAAGTTGGTATTATTGGAAGCTGGCCAGTCCTACATTTTGGAGCCGAACTACAGCTTGGAGTATGTATATTGGGCATCAGTTTAGCATCTGGGGATGTATTTGGTGGGCGCAGCAAAAGCAGTTGTCATACAAAACAGCATTGCACCCCATTAATTACCTGATGCTGGGGATTAATCTGGGATTCACCGCTTTACACTTTCTCCAAACTTATATTTGGTATGATGCTCTGGCTCAAGATACCTCAATTTGGGCTTCCCAGGGAGCAGTTGTCCTCCTACTAGTTTTTGTACTGATTTTGGAAACACCCCGACGAGGCTTATTTTTTGGTAATCCTGTGCCATTCCATCAGCAGTTTTTGCAAATTATCAAACTGTATCACGGCTACTTTTTCTCCTTCGCTGCTATTTATACTTTCTGGTATCATCCCATGGAAGCCACTTGGGGACACTTAATTGGCTTTCTCTATATGTTTTTGTTGCTATTGCAATCGTCGTTAATCTTTAACCGCGCTCATGTCAATCGTTGGTGGACATTCACGTTGGAAATTACCGTACTTGTACATAGTGTGGTTGTGTCGTGGATGCTAGGACAGACTAAGTGGCCAACATTTCTCTTTGGTTTTTTGGGTATTCTGGTGCTGACCCAACTTCACGGTCTGCCTGTAAGTATATCGATGAAACGGATGATTTATGGAGGCTTTTTAGTCAGCGTCTTGGCTGTTTACGGACTCACTGAACGCGGCTTAGGCAGAATTTACGAAGTAACTTATATTCCTCTGATTGAGTTTGGGTTGGTTGGGGTGATTTACTTGATCTTCTTGCTCATTTTATGGACAATTTCCCGTTTACCTATCAAGACTTAATCAGGACATTCTATCCGTAATTTTACTGTACCAAATTAATCAAAGGTATAGATTAATTATCTCCGTCAGTGAGGGAATAATGATCTTGATCTTAGGTAGGTAAGTTAGGGGGAAGCATGCTGAGAAGGCAAAGTATAGTTAAAGATGAGAGTGATGCAGAACTTGAGCAAAAAATATTAAAAACCTGTTTTAGTTCGGGTTGGAGACAGCAAATTCTCACAATCAGTTGTAGTTTAGCTACATTCTTGTATAACTATCAGGTAGTGTCTCCGACTGGCTGCACTTATGCTCAAACACCTGATCCTACATCCTTACCTACCGATCGCACTCCCTTACCTAAAGATGTGCTACCGCCATCATCTGAGTCAGAGCAATTACTTCCTCCGGTGCAATTACCACAGCAGCTAACTCCTCCGGAGGATGATCGTGATGCTAAGTTTCGGATTGATCGCATTGAAGTTGTTGGTAGTACAGTTTTCTCAGCAAAAGATTTTGCCCCTATTACAGACCCTTTTGTGGGAAGAGAGGTATCATTTGCAGAGTTATTGCAAGTCAAAGATGCTATCAGTAAGCTCTACACTGATCATGGCTATGTCACTACTGGAGCTTTAATTACACCGCAGACAGTAGAAGCTGGGGTGGTGAAAATTCAGGTAGTCGAAGGTAGTTTGTCAGAAATCAAAATCATCGGCAACAGACGATTGCGTAGTCAATACATTCGCGATCGCATTCGCCTCGGTGCTGGTAAACCTCTGAATGTGCCAAAGTTACTAGAAAAGCTACAATTACTGCGTCTTGATCCACGGTTGCAAAACTTGTCGGCGGAGTTACAGATGGGTGTACGTCCCGGGACTAACATCTTACAAGTAGAGGTTGAAGAAGCCGATACGTTTTCGCTCACAACAACTTTAGATAATGGGCGATCGCCTAGTGTCGGTAGTTTCCGTCGGGGTGTGGAGTTGCAAGAAGCCAATTTACTGGGCTTTGGTGATACCCTGAGTGTGGCATATGCTAATACCGATGGCAGTAATACGATCAATCTCAATTATACATTACCAGTGAATGCTCACAATGGTACTGTCTCCTTTGGGTTTAACCAGGGATGGAACCACGTGATTGAAGAACCATTCAGCGTCCTGGATATTCAATCAAACATCCACTCCTATGAAGTTGGCTATCGACAACCACTCATCCAAAAGCCTACCCAAGAATTAGCCGTGGGGTTATCATTCTCGCGCCAAGAAAGCCAAACTGAGTTAGGTCTAGATAATATTGGTGGGTTTGCTTTATCGCCTGGTGCAGATGACAACGGCAAAACCAATATTTCGGCCTTACGCTTCACGCAAGAGTATACCCAACGCAGTACTCAACAAGTTTTCGCCGCGCGATCGCAATTTAGTTTAGGTGTCAATTGGTTGGGGACAAATGTCAATCAAGATGAACCAGATAGCCGCTTTTTTGCTTGGCGGGGACAGACACAATGGGTACGACAGTTAGCACCACAAACTTTGTTTTTAGCCAGGGGTGATATGCAACTTGCCGCAACTTCTCTCGTACCCCTAGAGCAATTTGGGCTTGGTGGACAGCTGAGTGTGCGGGGCTATCGCCAGGATACATTACTGACAGACAATGGTTTTTTGTTTTCGGCAGAATTTCGCTTGCCGATTTTGCGTGCTTCTAAACTCGGAGGAGTTTTACAACTGACACCATTTATCGATGTGGGCAAAGGTTGGAATACAAAGGGTGAAAATCCATCACCCAGTACCTTGGTAGGTACTGGATTAGGATTGTTGTGGCAACAAGGTGATGACTTTTCAGCTCGTTTGGATTGGGGAATACCCTTAACATCAGTAGAAGGAGAGAAGCGATCGCTCCAAGAAAATGGGCTATATTTTTCAGTACGCTATTCGCCGTTTTGATCTCTAAAACTGCCTCAAAATTCTCGTCGTAGTCGTGACGCAAACTGTTTGTGTTTGTTGTGTAACTCAGTATCATTGATCTCTACAAGTGTTTCAGTCCCTTACCATTTTGGGAAACCTATTAATTATGAGGTATTAGGGAACTGAACAATGAAGGCATCCGGTTTTGGTTGGTACTTGGTGAATGTAATTTGCACAACTGGGATGCTTTGGTGGTGCGGCTTTGCCAATGCCCAAGTTAGTGCCGATGGTAGTCTCAAAACCACTGTTTCGCAAAGCGGCAATGATTTTATTATCACTAATGGCGATCGCATAGGCAACAACCTTTTCCACAGTTTTAGCCAATTCTCTATTCCTACCAATGGTTCTGTATCTTTCCAGAATGCCTCAGATATTCACAATATTTTTAGCCGTGTGACGGGGGGTAATCTTTCCCATATTGATGGTTTAATTCAAGCTAATGGTCATGCTAATTTATTTTTGCTCAATCCTAGTGGCATCATGTTTGGGCCTAATGCCAGCCTGAATATTAGTGGTTCGTTTATTGGCACGACAGCCAATAGTATTAAATTTAGTGATGGCATTGAGTTTAGTGCAGTTAATTCCCAAGCTGACACATTATTAACCATCAATGTGCCGATTGGACTGCAAATGGGTAATAGTCCTTCATCAATACAAGTCCAAGGTACAGGACATAGCTTAAATACTAATAGTGATTTGGCTCCTGTGAATCGCATTCCCAGTCCCACAGAACTCAAGGTAAAACCTGGACAAACCCTGGCATTGGTGGGTGGTAATTTGAATTTAAATGGGGCAACTTTGACGGCGGAACAAGGGCGAATTGCATTAGGTAGTCTCGGTAGTGCAGGACTAGTTGATTTGATACCTACTACTCAGGGTTATATGTTGGGGTATAGTTCTGGACAAAGCTTTAGTGACATTCAATTAGCCCAGAAATCATTATTAGATGTCAGTGGATTTAATGCAGGTTCCGTTCAACTGCAAGGACGAAATATTCAATTCACTGATGGTTCCCTGGTGTTAGCGCAAAATTATGGCAATCTAGCTAGTGGAGACATTCGCATTCAAGCATCAGCTGCGATCGATATTATTGGTGTGACATCTGACAGCAAAATTCGCAGTGGTATTCGCTCTGAAGCTTTAAACACAGGAGATGGTGCGAATATCAATATCATCACTCCTCGCTTGACGCTCCAGCAAGGTTCAGGCATCAATAACTTAACATACGGCATAGCTAACAGTGGCAAAATTCAGATGGCAGCATCAGCAGTAGAGATATCGGGCTTCTCTCCTCTCAATCCCAGTAGTGTATCCAGTATTTCTACGATTACAAATGGTGTTGGTTCAGCAAGTGATGTTTTTGTCAATAGTAATAGTTTATTGGTTGCCGGTGGAGCCTCATTGTCGTCAACGACATTTGGCAGTGGTTCTAGTGGAAAGGTGACAATTCACAATCAAAACACTACCGTTATGGGGGAAAGCCCTTTTGGACTCTATAGCAACATTAGTATTACTACCTTTGCTACTGGAAATACCCAAGATTTAACACTGAATACTGGGAAATTACAAATTTTAGCTGGTGGCACAGTTGGCTCATCAGCATTTTTTGTGGGTAATGGTGGAAATGTGAACATCAATGCCACAGAAGCGATCGCCATTAGTGGTAAAAGTCCTAATAATAACAGTAGCATCAACTCGGCTGCTATCCGGTTGAGTCCGCAATTACGGCAATTATTTGGTTTACCAGATATGCTGACAGCGAATGCAGGTAGTGTCAGCATTAATACACCCAACCTGATCCTGACAGATAGTGGGACTGTGAGTGTAACTAGTCAAGGTACTGGCAATGGTGGCAATTTGAATATCACCGCAGATATCATCCAATTAAAAAATCAAGGTTTAATTCAAGCCCAAACCGAATCTGGCAATGGTGGTAACATCGGCTTACAAGTTGGCAAGTTATTGCTGCTACGAGACAATAGCCAAATCACTGCTACAGCAGGCGGTAATGGTAATGGCGGTAATATCAGTATCAATGCACCCATAATTACTGGATTAGAAAATAGCGATATTTTTGCCAACGCTCTCCAAGGACGTGGCGGGAATATTCAAATCACCACACAGGGAATCATCGGTTTACAATATCGTCCTCAAATTACAGATGAAAATGATATTACGGCTAGTTCGGAATTTGGTGTCAGTGGTACAGTTCAAATTAATCACATCGGCATTGATGCTGATTCTGGCTTAGTTGAGTTGCCAGAAAATGTCACTGACCCATCACAACAAATAGCTAGTGGCTGTTCTGCAAATCAAGGGAGTCGTTTTGTCGCCACGGGACGCGGTGGAATACCACAAAATCCAGTTTTAGAAGTGAGGAGCGATATTTACAACGAACTACGCTTAAGTACTTGGTCAGATATCCGCAATCTGACTACATACCGCACCACTACGAATGTGACAGCACCAACACCCGCACTGCAACAGATGCCGCTTCAAGCTACTTCCTGGCATCGTAACACCCAAGGCAAAATTGAGTTAGTTGCAGATCAATCTTCAATTCAGGCACAGCAACAATTAACCTGTGCTGCGGTTTTTCCAAGCTAATAATGTGATCAATAATACTATAGCCCACCTTCCGCACCCTAACTGTCACACATCAATAAAAAGTCGCTTTAGTAGTACATAAAAACTAAAATAGAGTGGAAAGAAAAAAGAGTTAATGAGAAGAAATAGCATTAAGCTAGAATTGGATGAGAAAGTAAAGTTTTGTGACAAAGACAGGAGAAAGAGAAAACTTCATAGTTAAAAAAATTAATTGATAACAAAAAGAGAAATGATTTAATAACAACAGAAGTTGTGGAGGAATCTGTTGTGAAATTGAAACACCAAGAAAGGGAAATTCAGAACATGAGGAATTGTTGTTATAAATGTCTATCAAGTGTCTATTAAATATCCGCCTTTCACTGCCCGTAGGATAGGATTGTTATATACGTTAGCTACTACATTTAGATTATTAACAGTTAAAGAGGTCTAAAAATGAAAACTGAACACGAACGCGAACAGTTAATCAACGCAATCAACGTACTGTTACATCAATCTTATGACAGTACTTTAGACGAGATTTATGCACTACTCAAAAAAATCGAAGATGAAGAGGACGAAAATGATTTAATCGCCTATCATGCTGCTAAAAGTGATATAGAAAATAATAGTCTTATCGCCTGGGAAGACATGAAAAAAGAAATCACTAATGAAAGAAAAAAGGACGTAGCGTGATCTACGAAGTTAAATTTACCAATGCGGCGAGAAAAATGTTTAGAAAACTATCTCAAGAATTGCAAGACCGCATACAAACTAAAATAGATGACTTAGCAATAGAACCACGTCCCAACGGAGTAAAAAAGTTAAAAGGTGAAGAAAATTCCTATCGAATTAGAGTAGGCGACTATCGCGTTATCTACGATATTTTCGATGATGTTTTATTGGTAAGTGTTGTGTCAGTCGGACATCGTAGCGAGGTATATAAAGATGAAAGTTGACAAGCAATAAAAAATTAGAGCTATCGCCTACAGCTCCCGACTGGGGCTGTCAACTTTCCCAAGACTTACGCACTCAACCAATAAACCCTTCTGAGGGTGGTCATTAGTCATTAGTCATTAGTCAAAGGGAGCCAGCCGCTTGGGGATTTTTCCCTCGTTGTAGCAAGTGGAGCTTGTACCCGCCCACGGGGGTGGCTCAGGAACGCACTATCTCACTATTGACTCTAAAAATTTTGACGTTGCTGTCTGCGGCGTTTCCAACCAAGTTTGGTGAAAGAGAAATTGAGGATATTTTGTTGGGAACGAGTGGATGAGTTGGCGAGGTTTTGTTTTTTGCTTCTCCAGTGATCGATGGAGTAAATATTGAAACTGTTGGCGGCTAGCAAAATAAATAGTACCAGTCCATAACTCAGCATGGAAGTGGCTGCACCCCAGTTTTGGATTGATGTCACACCTAATTTCAAAATGATCATCAGCACAAAGGTGACTATCAAAGCGCTACGTGTAGCTAATCCAATGGTGAGTAATATCCCAACGATTAACTCCACCGGGGGGACTAGATAAGAGTTTAGCCTGACTAAGAATTCGGGGAAATAAGAGTTTTCTAGTTGTTTGACAGTGGCTTCCACAAAGCCGGGAATGTTACCAATGCGGGTGA
Coding sequences within it:
- a CDS encoding DoxX family protein translates to MNENRTYINLRDKDIAIAYLLLRVLIGVNYFNHGFTRIGNIPGFVEATVKQLENSYFPEFLVRLNSYLVPPVELIVGILLTIGLATRSALIVTFVLMIILKLGVTSIQNWGAATSMLSYGLVLFILLAANSFNIYSIDHWRSKKQNLANSSTRSQQNILNFSFTKLGWKRRRQQRQNF
- a CDS encoding type II toxin-antitoxin system RelE/ParE family toxin; this encodes MFRKLSQELQDRIQTKIDDLAIEPRPNGVKKLKGEENSYRIRVGDYRVIYDIFDDVLLVSVVSVGHRSEVYKDES
- a CDS encoding ShlB/FhaC/HecB family hemolysin secretion/activation protein, whose amino-acid sequence is MLRRQSIVKDESDAELEQKILKTCFSSGWRQQILTISCSLATFLYNYQVVSPTGCTYAQTPDPTSLPTDRTPLPKDVLPPSSESEQLLPPVQLPQQLTPPEDDRDAKFRIDRIEVVGSTVFSAKDFAPITDPFVGREVSFAELLQVKDAISKLYTDHGYVTTGALITPQTVEAGVVKIQVVEGSLSEIKIIGNRRLRSQYIRDRIRLGAGKPLNVPKLLEKLQLLRLDPRLQNLSAELQMGVRPGTNILQVEVEEADTFSLTTTLDNGRSPSVGSFRRGVELQEANLLGFGDTLSVAYANTDGSNTINLNYTLPVNAHNGTVSFGFNQGWNHVIEEPFSVLDIQSNIHSYEVGYRQPLIQKPTQELAVGLSFSRQESQTELGLDNIGGFALSPGADDNGKTNISALRFTQEYTQRSTQQVFAARSQFSLGVNWLGTNVNQDEPDSRFFAWRGQTQWVRQLAPQTLFLARGDMQLAATSLVPLEQFGLGGQLSVRGYRQDTLLTDNGFLFSAEFRLPILRASKLGGVLQLTPFIDVGKGWNTKGENPSPSTLVGTGLGLLWQQGDDFSARLDWGIPLTSVEGEKRSLQENGLYFSVRYSPF
- a CDS encoding MFS transporter, whose translation is MFIDLLGFGIILPILPLYAEQFGAKPHQATLLVAIYSLMQFLFAPLWGRLSDRYGRRPILLITLCGSVIAYTSLGCANTLWILFIARGLAGMMAGNIATAQAYIADITTPAKRSRGMGIIGAAFGLGFILGPAIGGMLTGSDPENANFHLPSLFAAGLSLWALFFAWVLLPESLTSATKAKISAHQQRQKQLNFLQILQRPQFCLLVVIYFLITFAVATMDSTLALWSKQQLNWGPQQTSYLFAFMGIISTIIQGGLIGFLKKHLGEIKLLTLGILGLGLGLLLICYSQSVILLLIATTLIAWGISVSQPILNSLISQMAAPEEQGKILGIANSSSALARIGGPTWAGASFSKFGSSAPFLTGFLVMLVALTLSLRITKSPSLSNAESVT
- a CDS encoding S-layer family protein, which translates into the protein MKASGFGWYLVNVICTTGMLWWCGFANAQVSADGSLKTTVSQSGNDFIITNGDRIGNNLFHSFSQFSIPTNGSVSFQNASDIHNIFSRVTGGNLSHIDGLIQANGHANLFLLNPSGIMFGPNASLNISGSFIGTTANSIKFSDGIEFSAVNSQADTLLTINVPIGLQMGNSPSSIQVQGTGHSLNTNSDLAPVNRIPSPTELKVKPGQTLALVGGNLNLNGATLTAEQGRIALGSLGSAGLVDLIPTTQGYMLGYSSGQSFSDIQLAQKSLLDVSGFNAGSVQLQGRNIQFTDGSLVLAQNYGNLASGDIRIQASAAIDIIGVTSDSKIRSGIRSEALNTGDGANINIITPRLTLQQGSGINNLTYGIANSGKIQMAASAVEISGFSPLNPSSVSSISTITNGVGSASDVFVNSNSLLVAGGASLSSTTFGSGSSGKVTIHNQNTTVMGESPFGLYSNISITTFATGNTQDLTLNTGKLQILAGGTVGSSAFFVGNGGNVNINATEAIAISGKSPNNNSSINSAAIRLSPQLRQLFGLPDMLTANAGSVSINTPNLILTDSGTVSVTSQGTGNGGNLNITADIIQLKNQGLIQAQTESGNGGNIGLQVGKLLLLRDNSQITATAGGNGNGGNISINAPIITGLENSDIFANALQGRGGNIQITTQGIIGLQYRPQITDENDITASSEFGVSGTVQINHIGIDADSGLVELPENVTDPSQQIASGCSANQGSRFVATGRGGIPQNPVLEVRSDIYNELRLSTWSDIRNLTTYRTTTNVTAPTPALQQMPLQATSWHRNTQGKIELVADQSSIQAQQQLTCAAVFPS